The DNA sequence CCCGCAGCGATTCACCGAGATTCAGTGATGAGGGAATTGATACTGGCCTGAGCCTGGGCCAGCGAGTTAATCACAAGATCTTTGGCGAGGGCACAGTACTTAATTTTGAAGGCAACGGTGCTCATGCCCGCGTTCAGGTGAACTTCGAAAACGAAGGCAATAAATGGCTGGTGGTGGCATACGCCAATTTGCAGCCGTTGTAATAAACCGTGTATAAATCCTCGCTTGCGCAGTGGTCTCTCACCATCATCCTGAGCACAGCGAAGGATCTCAAGCCACCAGCTGCACCGAGATCCTTCGCTGCGCTCAGGATGACACGTGAAAGCGTGAGAACAGCATAATAATGGGACAATGATAATGAACCTCAAACAACTTCTAATTCTGCCAACCGTTCTTCTCGCCGCTGCAATCAGCGGTTGTGGTGAAAAAGATACCGCCGGCAAACAGGCCAGCGCCGAGCCACAGCAAACCTACAAGTGGAAGATGGTCACTACCTGGCCGAAGAATTTCCCTGGTCTGGGTACCGCCCCGGAGAAGTTCGCCGCAATGGTAGACACCATGTCCAATGGCCGCCTGAAAATTAAAGTCTATGGCCAAAATGAACTGGTACCAGCCTTTGAAGTGTTTGATGCAGTGTCCCGCGGCACTGCCGAGATGGGTCATGGTGCCGCCTATTACTGGAAGGGCAAGGCCCCGGCGTCGGTGTTGTTTGCCACCTATCCGTTTGGCTTTAACGCTCAGGAACTGAATGGCTGGCTGCACTACGGCGGCGGCCTGGAGTTGTGGCGCGAACTCTACGAGCCGTTCAACCTGGTTCCTTTTGCCGGCGGCAACACCGGTGTACAGATGGGTGGTTGGTTCAATCGTGAAATCAACAGCCTGGAAGATCTCAAAGGCTTGAAGATGCGTATTCCCGGTCTGGGCGGTGAAGTAATGAACCGGGCCGGAGCAGAAGCCGTAACCATTCCCGGTGGCGAGTTGTACACCGCCATGCAGACCGGTGTAATTGATGCTACAGAGTGGGTAGGCCCTGCCAACGACCTTGCCTTTGGCTTCCATCAGTTAGGCAAATACTACTACGCTCCCGGCTGGCAGGAACCTGGTCCGGCTCTGGAAATTATCGTCAACAAGGAAAAGCTGGAATCGCTGCCCAAAGATCTACAGAAAATTATCGAAGTGGCCGCCCGAGCCGCCAGCACCGATATGCTGGATGACTACACCAACAGTAACAGCATTGCTCTGCAAACCTTGATCAACGAACACGGTGTGGAGATTCGCCAGTTTCCGGATGAGGTATTAAAAGAACTCTACCGTATCAGTGAAGAAGTGCTGGCCGAATACGCCGCCGAGGATGAGATGTTTGCCAAGGTACTGAAGTCCATCAATGAATTCCGCACCCGCGTACGCGCCTTCCACGCCCTGACCGAGCAGAACTACTACCGCGTGCGGGATTTGGATAAAGAGTGAGCTTGGGGTCGGACGAAATTAGTGTGAATTAGGGGAGCGGCAAATGCTGCTCCTTTTGCTATCTATTCAGGTAGTTCAAAAATACCCAACAGTGCGGCGTGATCGGATAGGGAGCGCCATGGGCCTTTGCTAAGGCAGCGACCCGCCAGTGGTTTCAAACCGCGGTAGAAGATTCGATCCATCGGCAGCATCGGGAACCAGATCGGGAAGGTGGCGGCGTGGTGACCATCCAGCTCCATAAACAGCTCTTTGGTATCCAGGGCATCGCCGAGCAGTTTTTCGATGCGCCCGCGCCAGTCATTAAAATCCCCGGCAATCACCATCGGCTCGTCGTGCGGCACATGGGATTCGATTCGATCCACCAGCACCTCTACCTGCTCCATGCGCTCGGATTCAAACAGGCCAAGGTGAATGCAAAGGGTGTGCAGCTTGAAGTTCTTTTCTGGAATCTCCAGCACTCCGTGCAGAATACTACGGCTGGCCAAACGACTACGAGCGACGTTGATGTTCTCGACAAATTCAAACGGGTATTTGCTGAGAATGGCGTTGCCATGATCGCCTTTTTTATAAATTGCATTTTTGCCGTAAGCAAAGTGGGGCCAGATCTGTTCTGCCAGATATTCAAAGTGTGGGGTATCGGGGAACGAGCCGCGTTTGCGCTTGTGGCGCGAAGTCGAACCATGCACTTCCTGCAAAAATACGATGTCGGCATCGACAATTTCCAACAGTTCACGCATCCCCTTCAGCACAAAGCGGCGGTTGCCTGTGCAGAAGCCTTTGTGAATGTTGTAGGTCAGCACCTTGAGTGATTCAGCCATAGCAATCCAAAACGTGGACAAAAATACGGACAACAAATCCCGCTACCTAAAGACTAGCCAGCCCTGGCACTATTTTCCCGTTTATTCTTTGATAACCAGCACCGGCACTTCGCCGCTTTTTACCCGCTCCTGCAACGCCTGCCAGCGCTTCTGGGTTTTGATGTCACCGGCTTTTTCATACTGGAAGCGGCTTTTCGCAAGCCACAGGTCCTTGCCGTTGAAGCTGTACACTGGAGTAAGGTCGAGGCGCTGGTCAGCCGCGAGGATTTCATCTTTGAGGTTATCGAGAATCAGCGGCATGGCATCCGGTGCCAGGTAATAGGCCAGCACCATGTGAGCTTTATCGAGGGAGCTGGCCTTGCAGTGGATCAGCCTGAGTTTGTCGATCTCCACCCCCATCTCCAGCAGGGTAAAGTACTTGGCGCAGGCAAAGTCCTCGCAGTCGCCAGCATCTAGAATCAGAAACTCCATTGGTGTTGCCCAGTAATTGCTTTCACCCCAGATCTCACTGTCATCCAGAAAGCGCGCACCGTTAAAAAACTGATTCACCTGCGACAGCTTGTCACGCTCTTCCAGTCGCGGAGCACTGTCGATCAGTTCCTGCCAATACTTCACTCGTGCGGCTGCCTGCTGGCCATACAGGCGTTCCACTTTCTCCAAAGTTGACTCTTCAACAACCGTTTCCGGCTCCGGGGGCAGTTGGACTTGTTTGGGCTGGCTGGAGCAGCCAAATAGAAACAGTGACAGCCAGATCAGTAACGCGACCGATTTGAAGTGCTTGTACATTGAGCCTCGCATAATTCTTATTGTGGAGCAGCGGCTTTCTCCGCTCCTGCAGGGATATTCATATTTCAGAGAACCATAACAAAGAGGGCAATGGTAAATCCATCGCCCCCTTCACACGCTCTGCTTTCAATGCAGGTCTGGCCGTGTAACCTGCTTCCTTACGGCTTCACTTTATAGTTGATCATTCCGGTTAATAGACTGGATGGTTTACCGCGCTGGGTGACAGCAAAATAAACACCTGAAGTGTTGCGCACCAGTTGTGGCACACCGCTTTGCATTGCGGAAGACAGTTTTGCCAAAGTGACAGGGCTGTCTGCCTGACCATTTGAAAATACGCGCCTGACGCGCAATTCACCGGCTTCTATCCAGCTGACAAGAGCCGACCTGTTATCCAGAAGAACCACACCCACGCGACCCAACGGATCACCGCCATCAACCCTTACCGGTCTTCCGAAAGTGTCTCCTTCATCCCTTGAGAACAACAGGTTTATCTGTGGTGTTGATCCGGCTCCTGTATACCAGGAGATCACCAGATCGCGATCCTTTGCATCGACCGAAGGCCCATTTACCGGGCAGCCGTGAAACTCCCAGCCATCCGCGTGAATGACTTTGGGTGACATCCACTCGCCATCGCGATACCTCACTATGGCTATGTCACGGATCTCGTTTGCAGAACGATCGCGGTACACTACGACCTTACCGCTACGTGTATTGGCTGCAGCGGTTTGGCAGCAATCACACACCCGCTGATCAAGCACCACCTCAGACGTTTTCTGGCCACTTTTGTCAAACTGTGCATACCGAAGAGCAGTCTGGTTTTCGCGAGTTTCCTCGGCATAGTCCCGACCATCAAGCCAGACTAAATCCAGATCGCCATTCGTTGCCGGCAACAATGACACAAAGCCGTGTTCGGTGGGGCTATTGTCGGTGTGGGGAGTTATCGGATCACTCCAGTTCTTTCCGAGATCAGATGAGAAAGAGACCTGGATATCGTAGCCGCCTCCCGAATGATTTTTCAGCCAGTGTGCGGCAAGAGCGCCATCCTGGAGCCTCACCAATGACGGAAAATCCACCGGATTTACCATCTGGCCTGTGCCAGTAAAAATCACCTGTGGAGACGACCATGCCCCATGCTTGAGTACGGAAAAGTACAGCGTGGATTTTCCTGCTTCCCCACGCTCAATCCAGCTCAAGTAAACACGACCATCCTGATCTGTGAACAGGTTTGGCTGACCACTCTTGCCAGCCGCCGGGGCTGGAATCACTGTCACCATTGGTTGTGGCGCTGACTCCATTTCACTGGCATAACTTGAGTGGCCTGTGGCAAGCCACAGGCAAAACCATAACGCACAATGTTTATAAAACACTTCGACCTCCACTTATTATTCAGCGGTCGCGGTTTTTAACCCCGCACGCTTCCAGACGTAATACACCGCCGGAATCACCAGTAGCGCCAACAGCAATGTAGATACCATCCCGCCGATCATCGGACCAGCAATACGTTGCATCACTTCCGAGCCAGTACCGGCACCGATCATGATTGGCACCAGACCAACGAGCACCGAAATCGTGGTCATCATCTTGGGGCGTACCCGCAAACAGGCGCCTTCTATCACCGCCTCACGCAAATCCTGAATCGAAAGGTTTTTACCACTTGCCTTAGCCTGCTCGGTTAGACGGTTCCAGGAGAGGTTGAGATAGACCTGCATCAACACCCCCAGCTCTGCCGCCAGTCCTGCAAGGGCGATAAAGCCCACAGCAACAGCCACCGAGAAGTCGTAGTCGCTCAAGTACATAAACCAGATACCGCCCACCAACGCAAAGGGCAGGGTACCCATAATCAATGCCACATCGCCGATGCGGCGGAAACTCATGTAGAGCAACAGCACAATAATTGCCAAGGTCACAGGCACCACTACCTGCAGGCGCTCTTCGGCTCGCAACATGTACTCGTACTGACCAGACCAGTTAATGGAGTAGCCCGCTGGCAGTATCACTTTATCCCGCACTACCTTCTGGGCCTCGTCGATATAGCTGCCGAGGTCACGGTCATCGATATCCACCAGTGTCCAGCCATTGATACGGGCATTCTCGCTTTTAATGGCGGGCGGGCCATCGGCCACGGTCACCTCTGCGACATCGGCAAGTGCAACACGACCGCCACCCGGTGTAACGATGGGCAGCAACTTAAGTTGTTCTGCGGAATCGCGATAACGCTGTGGATAACGCAGGTTCACCGGGAATCGCTCTAGTCCCTCGACGGTTTCGGTAACGTTTACACCACCGATGGCAGTTCGCACCACTTCCTGCAAGTCCGCCACATTCAGTCCGTAACGGGCCGCTCGCTTGCGGTCGATATCCACATTGATATACCGACCACCGGCCACTCGCTCCGAGTAAACCGATGCAGTACCCGGTACATCTGCCAGAACCACTTCCAGCTGCTTGCCGATTTTTTCGATCTCTTTCAGATCTGGCCCCGACACCTTGATACCAACCGGGGTTTTAATACCGGTAGCCAGCATGTCGATGCGGGTTTTAATCGGCATAACCCAGGCATTAGTCAGCCCCGGAAACTTAACCAGCTGATCCAGTTCGGCACGCAGATCATCGGTGGTAAGACCTTCACGCCACTGATCTCTCGGCTTGAGCTGAATAATGGTTTCAATCATGGTCAGAGGAGCCGGGTCGGTGGCGGTTTCTGCGCGACCCATTTTCCCGTACACGGTGACCACTTCCGGCACTGTGCGAATTAGCTTATCGGTCTGCTGCAACAGCTCCCGCGCCTCACCAATGGAGATACCGGCGTAGGTGGTGGGCATGTACATCAGGTCGCCTTCATCCAGCGGCGGCATAAATTCACTACCCACCTGCGAGTAGGGCCACCATGCTGAAACCACGGCAACCAGCGCCAGTGCAATCACGGTTTTCGGAAAACGCAGCACTGCTTTGATCAGCGGCATATATCCCGCCACCATCCAGCGATTGAGCGGATTTTTGTGCTCGGAAATGATCTTGCCGCGCACAAAGTAGCCCATCAGAACCGGTACCAAAGTAATCGCCAATCCAGCGGCAATGGCCATGGCATAGGTCTTGGTATACACCAGTGGTGAGAATAATCGACCTTCCTGTGCCTCCAGGGTAAATACCGGCAGAAAACTGACTGTAATAATCAGCAGTGAGAAGAACAACGGTGGACCTACTTCCTGCGCCGCCCTTGTCACCACATCCCAGCGATTCTGCTCGTTGAGTTCATCCCGCTCGATATGCTTGTGAAGGTTTTCGATCATCACAATTGCGCCGTCCACCATGGTGCCAATTGCAATGGCGATACCGCCCAGTGACATGATGTTGGCGTTGATGCCCTGCAGGTACATGATCACGAATGCGCCGATAATACCCAGCGGCAGGCTGACCACTACGACCAGTGACGAGCGGAAGTGGAACAGGAACGCTGCACAGATCAGCGCAACGACGATAAATTCTTCGGTAAGTTTCTCATACAGGTTGTCGACAGCATTCTGGATCAGGGTAGAGCGGTCATACACCTCAACCACTTCCACTCCCGCCGGCAGCCCCTGCTTGAGGCTTTCCAGCTTTTCCTTCACTTCGGCAATCACGGTCTGGGCGTTTTCACCGTAGCGCATCACCACAATACCGCTGACCGCTTCGCCTTCACCGTTGAGCTCGCCAACACCGCGACGCATCTGCGGCCCCTCGACAATTTCAGCCACATCGCCCAGCAACAGCGGCGTGCCGCTATCACTCAATCGCAAGGGAATATTTTTCAGGTCTTCAATAGACTGTACATAACCACTGGCACGCACCATGTACTCCGCTTCAGCCATCTCGATTACCGAGGCACCGGACTCCTGGTTACCTCGCTCAATGGCGGTGCGAATATGGGCCAGCGGAATGTTGTAGGCGCGCAGTTTATTGGGGTCGACCTCCACCTGATACTGCTTGACCATGCCGCCGACAGTGGCCACTTCGGACACCCCTTCAACGGTCTGTAGCTCATACTTGATAAACCAGTCCTGCAGGGTGCGCAATTCAGCCAGGTTGTGCTGACCGGTTCGATCCACCAGCGCGTACTGGTAAATCCAGCCAACACCGGAGGCATCCGGGCCTAACTGTGGTTTGGCCGCCGCTGGCAATTCTCCGGATACCTGGTTGAGATACTCAAGCACGCGACTGCGCGCCCAGTAAATATCGGTGCCGTCCTCGAAAATCACATAGACGTATGAGTCGCCAAAGAACGAAAATCCACGCACCACCTGAGCCTTGGGCACAGAGAGCATCGCGGTTGTGAGCGGGTAGGTAACCTGGTCCTCTACCACCTGTGGGGCCTGGCCAGGGTAGGGAGTCTTGATGATCACCTGCACATCAGAGAGGTCGGGGATCGCATCCACCGGGGTATTTTTGATCGCATAGATGCCGCTGCCCAACAGAACCACCGCCATCAACATTACATAAAAGCGGTTATGGGTTGACCAGCGAATAATGGCTTCAATCATGTTTGACGCCTCTTAGTGCTGGTGGCTTTGGCTGTGATCGTGCGTTTCCATACGCTCCATCTCGGCGTCGAGGTTGGACTCGGAGTCGATCATAAACTGAGCAGATGTCACTACTTTGTCGCCACTGCTCAAGCCCTTGAGAATCTCGACACGGTCTCCGGACTCCAATCCAGCAGTCACCAGTACGGACTTGTAGTGACCATCGCCCAGAGACTTCACCACCCGATCGTAACGGCCGCCGCGAATCAGTGCGGAGCGGGGAATGTGCAGACGGGCGCTTTCGTCGCCAGCATGAATGCGAATATTCGCAAACATATTGGGTTTTAGGCGCTCGTCGGGATTTTCAAACTGAATGCGTACTTCCAAGGTCCGGGACTGTGGGTTAAGTACCGGATAGATGTATTCCACAAGGCCTCGCCACTCACTGCCGGGATAACTGTCGGCTTTCATAGTCACGCTCTGGCCGGGTTTCAGCCACGCCGCCTGACGTTCAAATACTTCGGCAATCACCCATACGGTATCCAGTTCACCTGTGGCGAGAATTTCTGTCGCTGGCTTTACAAACATTCCTTCGCGCACATTGAGCATGCTGATGTAGCCTGTGTGATCAGCCATCACTGCCAGGCGCTGCTGAACCTTGCGGGTTTTGCGCAGCGCATCAATTTGGCTGCCCGATACCCCAAGCAGTGACAGCCGTTGGCGCGATGCGGATATCAGAGGCTTGTTGCCACTTTCCAGTGCGGTTACATACTCCTCCTGAGCGTTTACCAGCTCCGGGGAGAATATTTCAAACAGTACCTGTCCGGCCTTTACTGGATCACCAACACTGTCGATATTCAGAACCTCGATCCAACCTTCAACCCGGGTGTGAATGTGGTTGAGGGTGTCTTCGTTGAACTGTACATAGCCAACTGTGTCGACCCATTGCGTGAGGGATGACTCCTCCACCTCGGCGGTTTTCACCCCGAGGTTGTTTTCCACCGCTGGCGAAATATAAACACCGCCTTCTTCAGCTCCGGCTGTGGGCTTGTACTCTGGCACCAGATCCATTCCACAAATCGGGCAGGAGCCTTCGCTGTCCTTTTTGATCTGCGGATGCATCGGGCAGGTCCAATAATCGATCACCTTTTCAGCCGGTGCTGCGGGTTTGGGCTTTTTTTCCACCAGATCCATCCCGCAGATCGGGCAGCCAGATTGTTTGTCTTTTACAATTTGCGGGTGCATTGGGCAGACCCATTGCGGGGAACCCTTTTCGGCTTCTGGCGCAGGAGCTGGCATTTCGGCTTTGTGTTCTGCCTGATGCTGATGGTTGTGACCAGAGTGTTCTCCGCCCTCAACAGGCTCCTCTTTCAGGTACATACCACAGACATCACAGCGACCGGGTTCTGCCTGTGGATCCTGACAACCCATCGGGCAAACCCAGTGGGTGGCTTTCTTGGGCTCTGCGTTTGCATCTGACTTTGCTTCTTCCTTCAAATGCATTCCGCAAACATCACAGCGACCGGGTTCTGCCTGAGGATCCTGGCAACCCATCGGGCAAACCCAGTGGGTCTCTTTCTTGGGCTCGGCGTTTGCATCTGACTTTGCTTCTTCCTTCAAATGCATTCCGCAAACATCACAGCGACCGGGTTCTGCCTGAGGATCCTGGCAACCCATCGGGCAGACCCAGTGGGTCTCTTTCTTGGGCTCGGCATTTGAGGCAGACTTTTCTTCCTTCAGATGCATACCACACACCTGACAATCGCCCTTTTCGTGTTGTGCAGGCTGGCAGTCCATTGGGCAAACCCAATGGCTGTGTTCTTCACTCTTTGCGAACTCTTTGTCTTCCACCAGATGCATACCGCAGATTTCGCAGTCACCTTTTTCGTGTACCGCCGGCTGACACTCCATTGGGCAGACCCAGTGAGTATGCTCAGCATGCTGCTCGCTTTGTTTTGGCTGTTGGGCGTTTACTGTAAAACCAGTGATCAATATGATCAGGGCAATGGCACTGGCCCAAATACGTTTTTGGATAGTCATTGGGCTATCTCCTTAATCTCGTTAAAGTCCACCAGATATCTGACCCTGGCCAGGCTTTTAAAATAATTAATCTGCAGTCGCTGATTCTCCAGCTGCGCGGACAGCTCCGCCAATACCGAGCGCATCACTTCATCAAAATCTGCGGCATCGGACCGGTAGGCTTTCAAGGCTGAATCAGCCTGTTGCCCCGCCTGGACCAGAATGGTCTGCTGAAACAATTCAAAGCGCTGTTTTAAGTGGCGGGCATTACTCAGGTGGTTGTCCAGTTGTGAGCGCAGGGCAAGAAGATTCTGCTGGCGGTCGCTCAATGCCGCTTGGTGCTGATCAACACTGGCGCGGTATTTCTGGTCCTGTCGCTTATCGGTAAACAATGGCAGTTGTACCGTGACTCCCGCAGAGAAAAAATCCGGCAGGTCGCGACCGGTAAAATCTTCCTGACGGTGGCCATAGCTGACGTTCACCCCCCAGTTCGGACGATAGCTGGATTCTGCCAGGGCGATATGTCGCTGACGCGCTTCCACCTGACGATCCAGAGCCATCATGGCCGGGTGCTGTTGTAACAACTGTGCATCAATATTGTTGGCCAGTTGCCACTGAGGTAACTCACTGGCAATGCTCCTGTTGGCGTCATCACCAATCCATTGCGACAGGCGAGCTCTTTGCCGGGCAATTTCATCGTCGATATCGATCAGGCGATCATCCAGTCGACTTAATTCCAGCTCGGCTCGCAATAAGTCATGCTGGTTTTTCCGGCCTACCTTGTAGAGCGAGTTCACAACCGCCAACAATTGTTTAAAAACCGTTTTGCTTGTAGAAACCACCTCTTTGGCCTGTTGCCAGTAGTAGA is a window from the Porticoccaceae bacterium LTM1 genome containing:
- a CDS encoding transglutaminase-like cysteine peptidase, which encodes MYKHFKSVALLIWLSLFLFGCSSQPKQVQLPPEPETVVEESTLEKVERLYGQQAAARVKYWQELIDSAPRLEERDKLSQVNQFFNGARFLDDSEIWGESNYWATPMEFLILDAGDCEDFACAKYFTLLEMGVEIDKLRLIHCKASSLDKAHMVLAYYLAPDAMPLILDNLKDEILAADQRLDLTPVYSFNGKDLWLAKSRFQYEKAGDIKTQKRWQALQERVKSGEVPVLVIKE
- a CDS encoding efflux RND transporter permease subunit; its protein translation is MIEAIIRWSTHNRFYVMLMAVVLLGSGIYAIKNTPVDAIPDLSDVQVIIKTPYPGQAPQVVEDQVTYPLTTAMLSVPKAQVVRGFSFFGDSYVYVIFEDGTDIYWARSRVLEYLNQVSGELPAAAKPQLGPDASGVGWIYQYALVDRTGQHNLAELRTLQDWFIKYELQTVEGVSEVATVGGMVKQYQVEVDPNKLRAYNIPLAHIRTAIERGNQESGASVIEMAEAEYMVRASGYVQSIEDLKNIPLRLSDSGTPLLLGDVAEIVEGPQMRRGVGELNGEGEAVSGIVVMRYGENAQTVIAEVKEKLESLKQGLPAGVEVVEVYDRSTLIQNAVDNLYEKLTEEFIVVALICAAFLFHFRSSLVVVVSLPLGIIGAFVIMYLQGINANIMSLGGIAIAIGTMVDGAIVMIENLHKHIERDELNEQNRWDVVTRAAQEVGPPLFFSLLIITVSFLPVFTLEAQEGRLFSPLVYTKTYAMAIAAGLAITLVPVLMGYFVRGKIISEHKNPLNRWMVAGYMPLIKAVLRFPKTVIALALVAVVSAWWPYSQVGSEFMPPLDEGDLMYMPTTYAGISIGEARELLQQTDKLIRTVPEVVTVYGKMGRAETATDPAPLTMIETIIQLKPRDQWREGLTTDDLRAELDQLVKFPGLTNAWVMPIKTRIDMLATGIKTPVGIKVSGPDLKEIEKIGKQLEVVLADVPGTASVYSERVAGGRYINVDIDRKRAARYGLNVADLQEVVRTAIGGVNVTETVEGLERFPVNLRYPQRYRDSAEQLKLLPIVTPGGGRVALADVAEVTVADGPPAIKSENARINGWTLVDIDDRDLGSYIDEAQKVVRDKVILPAGYSINWSGQYEYMLRAEERLQVVVPVTLAIIVLLLYMSFRRIGDVALIMGTLPFALVGGIWFMYLSDYDFSVAVAVGFIALAGLAAELGVLMQVYLNLSWNRLTEQAKASGKNLSIQDLREAVIEGACLRVRPKMMTTISVLVGLVPIMIGAGTGSEVMQRIAGPMIGGMVSTLLLALLVIPAVYYVWKRAGLKTATAE
- a CDS encoding TolC family protein, with translation MIFHPYKALVLLVLAVHALAVNASTADQKSALTLNNAERQALSNEPGAQALQLKASALASEAVAAAQLPDPKLQVSLDNLPTDGFKFDQEPMTQFKIALSQQIPATGALEAQSGIRKEQSQAASNQAMDRQLQVLRQVREEWLELYYWQQAKEVVSTSKTVFKQLLAVVNSLYKVGRKNQHDLLRAELELSRLDDRLIDIDDEIARQRARLSQWIGDDANRSIASELPQWQLANNIDAQLLQQHPAMMALDRQVEARQRHIALAESSYRPNWGVNVSYGHRQEDFTGRDLPDFFSAGVTVQLPLFTDKRQDQKYRASVDQHQAALSDRQQNLLALRSQLDNHLSNARHLKQRFELFQQTILVQAGQQADSALKAYRSDAADFDEVMRSVLAELSAQLENQRLQINYFKSLARVRYLVDFNEIKEIAQ
- a CDS encoding TRAP transporter substrate-binding protein; this translates as MNLKQLLILPTVLLAAAISGCGEKDTAGKQASAEPQQTYKWKMVTTWPKNFPGLGTAPEKFAAMVDTMSNGRLKIKVYGQNELVPAFEVFDAVSRGTAEMGHGAAYYWKGKAPASVLFATYPFGFNAQELNGWLHYGGGLELWRELYEPFNLVPFAGGNTGVQMGGWFNREINSLEDLKGLKMRIPGLGGEVMNRAGAEAVTIPGGELYTAMQTGVIDATEWVGPANDLAFGFHQLGKYYYAPGWQEPGPALEIIVNKEKLESLPKDLQKIIEVAARAASTDMLDDYTNSNSIALQTLINEHGVEIRQFPDEVLKELYRISEEVLAEYAAEDEMFAKVLKSINEFRTRVRAFHALTEQNYYRVRDLDKE
- a CDS encoding efflux RND transporter periplasmic adaptor subunit, which codes for MTIQKRIWASAIALIILITGFTVNAQQPKQSEQHAEHTHWVCPMECQPAVHEKGDCEICGMHLVEDKEFAKSEEHSHWVCPMDCQPAQHEKGDCQVCGMHLKEEKSASNAEPKKETHWVCPMGCQDPQAEPGRCDVCGMHLKEEAKSDANAEPKKETHWVCPMGCQDPQAEPGRCDVCGMHLKEEAKSDANAEPKKATHWVCPMGCQDPQAEPGRCDVCGMYLKEEPVEGGEHSGHNHQHQAEHKAEMPAPAPEAEKGSPQWVCPMHPQIVKDKQSGCPICGMDLVEKKPKPAAPAEKVIDYWTCPMHPQIKKDSEGSCPICGMDLVPEYKPTAGAEEGGVYISPAVENNLGVKTAEVEESSLTQWVDTVGYVQFNEDTLNHIHTRVEGWIEVLNIDSVGDPVKAGQVLFEIFSPELVNAQEEYVTALESGNKPLISASRQRLSLLGVSGSQIDALRKTRKVQQRLAVMADHTGYISMLNVREGMFVKPATEILATGELDTVWVIAEVFERQAAWLKPGQSVTMKADSYPGSEWRGLVEYIYPVLNPQSRTLEVRIQFENPDERLKPNMFANIRIHAGDESARLHIPRSALIRGGRYDRVVKSLGDGHYKSVLVTAGLESGDRVEILKGLSSGDKVVTSAQFMIDSESNLDAEMERMETHDHSQSHQH
- a CDS encoding endonuclease/exonuclease/phosphatase family protein gives rise to the protein MAESLKVLTYNIHKGFCTGNRRFVLKGMRELLEIVDADIVFLQEVHGSTSRHKRKRGSFPDTPHFEYLAEQIWPHFAYGKNAIYKKGDHGNAILSKYPFEFVENINVARSRLASRSILHGVLEIPEKNFKLHTLCIHLGLFESERMEQVEVLVDRIESHVPHDEPMVIAGDFNDWRGRIEKLLGDALDTKELFMELDGHHAATFPIWFPMLPMDRIFYRGLKPLAGRCLSKGPWRSLSDHAALLGIFELPE